A portion of the Candidatus Pristimantibacillus lignocellulolyticus genome contains these proteins:
- a CDS encoding DedA family protein, with protein MEHWITEFMEQFGYLGILFLIALENIFPPIPSELILTFGGFMTTKTEMTPVGVIVIATLGSLIGAIILYYIGRILDVERLEKIIDRWGKYLRVKKEDIRRADAWFDKHGNWAVFLCRMVPLIRSLISIPAGMSGMKLVPFLLFTTLGTLIWNTILVTLGAMLGDRWEDIVAFMDVYSNIAYGLIALCGIAFIIFYIRRFRKN; from the coding sequence ATGGAACATTGGATAACGGAGTTTATGGAGCAATTTGGTTACTTAGGTATTTTGTTTTTGATCGCACTTGAAAATATTTTTCCACCGATACCTTCTGAATTAATATTGACTTTTGGTGGATTTATGACAACGAAAACAGAGATGACGCCAGTTGGTGTAATCGTGATCGCAACACTTGGTTCACTTATTGGTGCAATTATTTTATATTATATCGGTCGAATACTTGATGTTGAGAGATTAGAAAAAATAATTGATCGATGGGGAAAATATTTACGAGTAAAGAAGGAAGATATCAGGCGTGCAGATGCGTGGTTTGATAAACATGGTAATTGGGCTGTATTCTTATGCCGTATGGTTCCACTAATTCGCAGCTTGATTTCTATTCCCGCTGGTATGTCGGGTATGAAGCTGGTACCGTTTCTACTATTTACGACACTAGGGACATTAATATGGAATACAATTCTAGTCACACTTGGAGCGATGCTTGGTGATCGTTGGGAAGATATCGTTGCATTTATGGATGTGTACTCCAACATTGCTTACGGATTAATTGCATTATGTGGTATTGCATTTATTATTTTCTACATTCGCAGATTCCGCAAAAATTAG
- a CDS encoding dehydrogenase, giving the protein MKHQVTNHSPQLPTARKIRRSCQAELYRAIKRLKVYISPEKVEQAETIYFKKVASNAVWLHEHRSNRKKQMEWWEENVCDELVAVLEVDRTAFANAFREAYGS; this is encoded by the coding sequence ATGAAACACCAAGTTACTAATCACAGCCCTCAATTACCTACTGCTAGGAAAATACGTAGATCATGCCAAGCAGAGTTATATCGAGCGATTAAACGACTTAAAGTATACATTTCTCCAGAAAAAGTGGAGCAAGCAGAAACAATCTATTTCAAAAAAGTTGCAAGCAATGCGGTTTGGCTTCATGAACATCGTAGCAATCGAAAGAAACAAATGGAGTGGTGGGAAGAGAACGTATGTGACGAACTAGTTGCAGTATTAGAAGTAGATCGTACAGCGTTCGCAAATGCATTTCGTGAAGCTTATGGTAGCTAA
- a CDS encoding peptidoglycan DD-metalloendopeptidase family protein, with the protein MRHKQNSNWSFLLMRGPDQSVKQFNVTKRSLIATPVALIAVVTSCVVGLQLQAASELKRIEQQQSLLQQRYDTMLSEHSSDINNKDSYINTLQTELVSLQQNQAKIDAKLIELQELEDQLQQFIQTYGEEVPISLDRSITEDEDNLQGQQQSSYQIATMAYQANAPLQEMSDYIEAMGISMQQTLRQASKVREEVDAYPNLWPTSATQITSGFGYRSDPFSGQSRFHAGIDIAGKKGDTIFSAADGEVIETGYDNQYGRYIIISHLHDLQTIYMHLETIIASEGDTVVRGEKIGLMGNTGKSTGTHLHFQIVQKNVPVSPLPFLNNQKHIKEESNV; encoded by the coding sequence GTGAGGCATAAGCAGAACTCAAATTGGTCGTTTCTATTGATGCGCGGACCTGATCAGTCTGTGAAACAATTTAACGTGACAAAGCGATCTCTTATTGCTACACCAGTCGCTCTCATAGCTGTAGTGACCAGTTGTGTAGTCGGTCTACAACTGCAAGCCGCTTCCGAACTAAAAAGGATCGAGCAACAGCAATCTTTACTGCAGCAGCGATACGATACTATGCTTTCCGAGCATAGCTCGGATATAAATAATAAGGACAGCTATATCAACACATTGCAAACCGAACTTGTTAGCCTTCAACAGAATCAAGCAAAAATTGATGCAAAACTTATTGAATTGCAAGAGCTTGAAGATCAGCTCCAACAATTTATCCAAACCTATGGGGAAGAAGTTCCTATAAGTTTAGATAGAAGTATTACCGAAGACGAAGATAACTTACAAGGGCAACAGCAATCTTCCTATCAGATAGCTACGATGGCATATCAAGCCAATGCTCCACTACAAGAAATGAGTGACTATATCGAGGCGATGGGTATCTCTATGCAACAAACACTACGTCAAGCGAGCAAGGTTCGCGAAGAGGTTGATGCATATCCTAATCTTTGGCCAACTTCAGCTACGCAAATCACTTCAGGTTTTGGTTATCGAAGTGACCCATTTTCAGGTCAATCACGTTTTCATGCAGGTATTGATATTGCAGGTAAGAAAGGCGATACCATTTTTAGCGCTGCAGATGGTGAGGTCATTGAGACGGGATACGACAATCAATATGGCCGCTATATTATCATTTCACACTTACATGATCTGCAAACGATATATATGCATCTAGAAACAATCATAGCAAGCGAAGGTGATACCGTCGTTAGGGGTGAAAAAATTGGCTTAATGGGAAATACAGGAAAAAGTACAGGTACGCATTTACACTTTCAAATTGTTCAAAAGAATGTACCAGTCTCACCCCTACCCTTTCTCAACAATCAAAAGCATATTAAGGAGGAAAGCAATGTTTAA
- a CDS encoding polymer-forming cytoskeletal protein encodes MFKETKRLTATDTLIGQGTIFEGSIQTEANLRIEGEFHGDITSQSEIIIGEYGVAKAEIKCLNLTIAGQLQGDVTVTGRLIITPSGQLVGNAIVQSIIVQEGANFNGECKMIGATNKVSTADVESINKNLDNKAENRKAKQAG; translated from the coding sequence ATGTTTAAAGAAACTAAGCGTCTAACGGCAACCGATACTTTAATCGGGCAAGGAACGATCTTTGAAGGAAGTATTCAGACAGAGGCTAATCTTCGGATTGAAGGTGAATTTCACGGGGATATTACGTCGCAAAGTGAAATCATTATTGGAGAATACGGAGTAGCTAAGGCGGAAATTAAATGCTTGAATCTAACGATTGCAGGTCAATTACAAGGAGATGTAACGGTTACTGGCAGACTCATTATTACACCATCTGGCCAGCTAGTCGGCAATGCGATCGTGCAATCTATTATCGTACAAGAAGGTGCTAACTTTAACGGAGAATGTAAGATGATTGGCGCTACAAACAAAGTTAGTACTGCAGATGTGGAATCAATTAATAAAAATCTTGACAACAAAGCCGAAAATCGTAAAGCGAAGCAAGCAGGTTAA